In the genome of Tannockella kyphosi, one region contains:
- the dnaE gene encoding DNA polymerase III subunit alpha — MIGHLQVYTSYSFQQSTILIKELCQQAKHLGYQALAINDVNSMYGVAEFYGVCKSYGLKPVIGMEATVLIEGDKYSLLLYAKDTTGYFDLIKISTKIQLSDDHAIDLEGLYVYSEHLYVVSGCQEGIIERSLDKEMDVLADNYVSLLKNKFHDNFFLCIQNHGLLIQQKRNQKLIELASKYQIKVCCSNEVRYLQEKDSLALDLLHASSLNYTLDKMHEPITTQLYLKDANSMCSLFNQEYIDNTNFILSSCNVTIPMGEMHLPKYDLPETVDTNAYLKQLCNVGLNKRLNGNVNQTYQARLEKELGVIQKMGFCDYFLIVFDYVRFAKKEGILVGPGRGSAAGSLVAYVLGITNVDPIEHDLLFERFLNEDRISMPDIDVDFQDNRREEVVAYITQKYGKDNVAQIVTFSTYGPKVALRDLAKVMNIPTVRVDILSKMIPTDLKSKKSIAQLMEESYEFSSFVNKDDLLSKIIQSAIIVEKLPRNISTHAAGIVLSKDVLMHVVPLAKTNTGVISQYSKKYIESIGLLKMDVLGLRNLTLLQYMIEDIERVYHKKININNLDTNDQKTFELFRRGDTFGIFQLESTGIRNLIRSMQCDCFNDIVATIALYRPGPMENNPIYIARKTKKEAIIYPLEQLKPILEPTYGIFIYQEQIMQVATLIAGFSLSKADILRKAMSDKNLETMKSLKQEFLDGGVQNGYNKEEVSHIYDLIEKFADYGFNKSHSVVYAQIAYQQAYIKANFPLVFFSSNLSNDQSSATSKLRIIQEMKKNNMMLLPPSINKSTNRFTIEGDNIRYSLLAVKNIGQAGYQAIIDARQAGPFKDFFDFLSRVQNSRLNQAMIESLIDAGAFDEFGYNRPTIKANISKFMEFSTMANSFGIEVPPQIQLIKEKKLQTLELEKNALGIYLTSHPIVLAKSSLDTDFINIMDLEKYRGKYVAVMIQIQKVRKIFDKKNNQMCFIEGNDETGSIEGVVFSQVFDRCRDQLKIGNIVYIEAKVDNKDKLSLLINQVKERGIS; from the coding sequence ATGATTGGACATTTACAAGTTTATACTAGCTATAGTTTTCAACAAAGTACTATTTTAATCAAGGAACTTTGTCAGCAAGCAAAACATTTAGGATATCAAGCATTAGCGATTAATGATGTTAACTCTATGTATGGTGTTGCTGAGTTTTATGGTGTTTGTAAAAGCTATGGATTAAAACCAGTAATTGGTATGGAAGCAACAGTTTTGATTGAAGGAGATAAATATTCTTTGTTATTATATGCAAAAGATACGACTGGTTATTTTGATTTAATAAAAATTAGTACTAAAATCCAATTATCTGATGATCATGCAATCGATTTAGAAGGATTATATGTATATAGTGAACATTTATATGTTGTTTCAGGTTGTCAAGAAGGAATTATTGAACGTTCTTTAGATAAAGAAATGGATGTTTTAGCAGATAATTATGTTTCTTTATTAAAAAATAAATTTCATGATAATTTCTTTTTATGTATTCAAAATCATGGTTTATTAATACAACAAAAAAGAAACCAAAAATTAATAGAATTAGCTTCTAAATATCAAATAAAAGTATGTTGTTCTAATGAAGTACGCTATCTTCAAGAAAAGGATTCCCTAGCATTAGATTTACTACATGCTAGCTCTTTAAATTATACATTAGATAAAATGCATGAACCTATTACCACACAATTATATTTAAAAGATGCTAATTCAATGTGTTCCTTGTTTAACCAAGAGTATATTGATAATACAAACTTTATTTTATCATCTTGTAATGTGACTATTCCTATGGGGGAAATGCATTTACCTAAATATGATTTACCAGAAACAGTAGATACCAATGCTTATTTAAAACAATTATGTAATGTAGGACTAAATAAAAGATTAAATGGAAATGTAAACCAAACATACCAAGCACGCTTAGAAAAAGAACTAGGTGTTATTCAAAAGATGGGTTTCTGTGATTATTTTTTAATTGTTTTTGATTATGTTCGTTTTGCTAAAAAAGAAGGAATTCTAGTAGGACCAGGTAGAGGAAGTGCGGCCGGAAGTTTAGTAGCTTATGTTTTAGGGATTACCAATGTAGATCCAATTGAACATGATTTACTTTTTGAACGTTTTTTAAATGAAGACCGTATTTCTATGCCAGATATTGATGTTGATTTTCAAGATAATCGTAGAGAAGAGGTAGTAGCCTATATTACCCAAAAGTATGGGAAGGATAATGTTGCTCAAATTGTTACTTTTTCAACATATGGTCCTAAAGTAGCGTTACGTGATTTAGCAAAGGTAATGAATATTCCAACTGTTAGAGTGGATATTCTTTCCAAAATGATACCAACAGATTTGAAAAGCAAAAAATCAATTGCTCAATTAATGGAAGAATCTTATGAGTTTTCTAGCTTTGTAAATAAAGATGACTTATTATCTAAGATTATTCAAAGTGCGATCATAGTTGAAAAACTACCTAGAAATATTTCTACCCATGCTGCTGGTATTGTGTTATCAAAAGATGTATTAATGCATGTTGTCCCTTTAGCAAAAACAAATACTGGTGTTATTAGTCAATATTCTAAAAAGTATATTGAATCGATCGGTTTATTAAAAATGGATGTTTTAGGATTAAGAAACTTAACACTTTTACAATATATGATAGAAGACATAGAAAGAGTTTATCATAAAAAAATAAACATTAATAATTTAGATACAAATGATCAAAAAACATTTGAATTATTTAGAAGAGGAGATACTTTTGGTATTTTCCAATTAGAATCTACTGGTATTAGAAATCTTATTCGATCAATGCAATGTGATTGTTTTAATGATATTGTTGCTACTATTGCTTTATATCGACCAGGTCCAATGGAAAATAATCCTATTTATATTGCTCGTAAAACAAAAAAAGAAGCAATTATATATCCTTTAGAACAATTAAAACCAATCTTAGAACCTACTTATGGAATATTTATTTATCAAGAACAAATTATGCAAGTAGCTACACTTATTGCTGGTTTTTCTTTATCAAAAGCAGATATCTTACGTAAAGCAATGTCTGATAAAAACCTTGAGACAATGAAGTCTTTAAAACAAGAGTTTTTAGACGGTGGTGTTCAAAATGGATATAATAAAGAAGAAGTAAGTCATATTTATGATTTGATTGAAAAATTTGCAGACTATGGATTTAATAAATCACATTCGGTTGTATATGCTCAAATTGCTTATCAACAAGCTTATATCAAAGCTAATTTTCCATTAGTATTCTTTAGTTCTAATTTATCGAATGATCAATCTAGTGCCACAAGTAAGCTAAGAATCATTCAAGAGATGAAAAAGAATAATATGATGTTATTGCCTCCATCTATTAATAAATCAACAAATCGATTTACAATTGAAGGAGATAATATTCGTTATTCTTTATTAGCAGTTAAGAATATTGGACAAGCAGGTTATCAAGCTATTATTGATGCAAGACAGGCTGGACCTTTTAAGGACTTTTTTGATTTTTTATCAAGAGTACAAAATAGTCGCTTAAACCAAGCTATGATTGAAAGCTTAATAGATGCTGGAGCATTTGATGAATTTGGTTATAACAGACCAACTATTAAAGCAAATATTAGTAAATTTATGGAATTTTCAACGATGGCCAATAGCTTTGGAATAGAGGTTCCTCCACAAATTCAATTAATCAAAGAAAAAAAATTACAAACATTAGAATTAGAGAAAAATGCTTTAGGAATCTATTTAACAAGTCATCCAATCGTACTAGCAAAATCATCATTAGATACAGATTTTATTAATATAATGGATTTAGAGAAATATCGAGGAAAATATGTTGCAGTTATGATTCAAATTCAAAAAGTACGTAAAATATTTGATAAAAAGAATAATCAAATGTGCTTTATAGAAGGAAATGATGAAACTGGAAGTATAGAAGGTGTTGTATTTAGTCAAGTATTTGATCGATGTAGAGATCAATTAAAAATAGGTAATATAGTATATATAGAAGCAAAGGTTGATAATAAAGATAAATTATCTTTATTAATCAACCAAGTAAAAGAAAGAGGTATTTCATGA
- the polA gene encoding DNA polymerase I yields the protein MKKMILIDGNFWLFSCYYATAAMGNLMVNKDGVPTNGVYGFAQRLGSVLKENPDYVVVAFDAKGKTFRSDMLEQYKENRKETPQELTCQFPMVKEFLDAYQIQHLELTGYEGDDIIGTIANKASKEGIEVHIYTNDKDMMQLVNESVHQYKKPQKSDNYNIITPTSFYEEYGISCDQMRDLLGLMGDTADNIPGITGVGPKTAIKLIKEYETVENLKEHSDELKGKIGQTIREQIDMAILSKELATIDINVPLEYDLESSIYQPYDYEKLAAFYRRYDMQSLLKRISLQKTQTPIKTSNDIKPIIVQSLPPINKDSALTTCTYEENYHKSLLLGFGIYNEDQAYYISIENALKDASFLAFCKNKDIKKYGYDIKRSITSSLWHTIEIENYTFDLQLASYILSPGLKDEMRSVCEYYQYYDVAYDEEVFGKGAKKCIPSDEILANHMVKKAKAIYLLRQLAVDKLKAEQQYDLYQEIEMPVSRILAQMEYTGAKVDLDFLKQLEQSYGNKIKELEKDIHSLVGKEFNIASPKQLGEVLFVDLGLPSSKKTKTGFSTSVEVLNNLVDIHPVIKKILDYRSITKLYSTYIIGLQEQVFADGKIHTMYNQALTLTGRLSSTDPNLQNIPVKTPEGKDIRKAFIPSNDYLVSYDYSQIELRILAHMAECPSLIQAFNDDQDIHAYTASQIFHVALDKVDDTMRRHAKAINFGIVYGMSDFGLSKQIDSSVNEAKRFIENYFTKYPEIESYMKTNIQKCKELGYVETMFLRRRYIPEINEKNFMRQELGKRLAMNSPIQGTGADIMKLAMIKVDQLFKENNLQSKMILQVHDELIFDVKSEEVEKVMELVQLGMEQAASLNVDLKVEGNYAKSWYDLK from the coding sequence ATGAAAAAAATGATATTAATCGATGGTAACTTCTGGTTATTTAGTTGTTACTATGCAACAGCAGCAATGGGTAACTTAATGGTAAATAAAGATGGTGTACCAACCAATGGGGTATACGGATTCGCCCAAAGATTAGGAAGTGTCTTAAAAGAAAATCCTGATTATGTAGTTGTTGCTTTTGATGCAAAAGGGAAAACATTCCGTAGTGATATGTTAGAACAATATAAAGAAAACAGAAAAGAAACACCTCAAGAATTAACATGTCAATTTCCAATGGTGAAAGAGTTTTTAGATGCTTATCAAATTCAACACTTAGAATTAACTGGTTATGAAGGCGATGATATTATTGGAACAATTGCTAATAAAGCAAGTAAAGAAGGTATTGAAGTACATATTTATACAAATGATAAAGATATGATGCAGTTAGTAAATGAATCGGTGCATCAATATAAAAAGCCACAAAAAAGTGATAATTATAATATTATCACACCTACTTCTTTTTATGAAGAATATGGGATTAGTTGTGATCAAATGAGAGACTTATTAGGATTAATGGGAGATACTGCAGATAATATTCCTGGTATTACAGGTGTTGGTCCTAAAACGGCAATTAAACTAATCAAAGAATATGAAACAGTTGAAAATCTAAAAGAACATAGTGATGAATTAAAAGGAAAAATAGGACAAACTATTCGTGAACAAATTGATATGGCAATACTATCAAAAGAATTAGCTACAATAGATATTAATGTACCACTAGAATATGATCTTGAAAGTTCTATCTACCAACCTTATGACTATGAAAAACTAGCAGCTTTTTATCGTCGTTATGATATGCAATCATTATTAAAAAGAATTTCTTTACAAAAAACGCAAACTCCCATAAAAACATCAAATGATATCAAACCTATCATTGTACAATCATTACCACCTATTAATAAAGATAGTGCATTAACAACATGTACGTATGAAGAAAATTATCATAAGTCATTATTATTAGGATTTGGTATTTATAATGAAGATCAAGCTTATTATATTTCTATTGAAAATGCATTAAAAGATGCTTCTTTTCTAGCATTTTGTAAAAATAAAGATATTAAAAAATATGGTTATGATATTAAAAGAAGTATTACTTCTAGTTTATGGCATACTATTGAAATAGAAAACTATACATTTGATTTACAGTTAGCGAGCTATATTTTATCACCTGGTTTAAAAGATGAAATGCGTAGTGTTTGTGAGTATTATCAATATTATGATGTAGCATATGATGAAGAAGTATTTGGAAAAGGTGCTAAAAAATGTATTCCTAGTGATGAAATTTTAGCGAATCATATGGTAAAGAAAGCAAAAGCTATTTATTTATTAAGACAATTAGCAGTTGATAAATTAAAAGCAGAACAACAATATGACTTATATCAAGAAATAGAGATGCCAGTTAGTAGGATTTTAGCACAAATGGAATATACTGGGGCAAAAGTAGATTTAGACTTTTTAAAGCAGTTAGAACAAAGTTATGGAAATAAAATTAAAGAATTAGAAAAAGATATACATAGTTTAGTAGGGAAAGAATTTAATATTGCTTCACCTAAACAATTAGGGGAAGTATTGTTTGTGGATTTAGGTTTACCTAGCTCTAAAAAGACAAAAACAGGATTTTCTACTTCTGTAGAAGTTTTAAATAATTTAGTGGATATCCATCCTGTTATTAAAAAAATATTAGATTATCGTTCAATTACGAAGCTATATTCTACCTATATTATTGGCTTGCAAGAACAAGTGTTTGCTGATGGTAAAATTCATACCATGTATAATCAAGCATTAACACTTACAGGAAGACTATCTTCTACAGATCCAAATTTACAAAACATTCCAGTAAAAACACCAGAAGGAAAAGATATTCGTAAAGCATTTATTCCAAGTAATGATTACTTAGTTTCTTATGATTATTCTCAAATTGAATTACGTATTCTAGCACATATGGCTGAGTGTCCTTCTTTGATTCAAGCATTTAATGATGATCAAGATATTCATGCTTATACTGCTAGCCAAATATTCCATGTCGCTCTTGATAAAGTGGATGATACAATGCGTCGTCATGCTAAGGCTATTAATTTTGGAATTGTTTATGGAATGTCCGATTTTGGTTTATCAAAACAAATAGATAGCTCTGTTAATGAAGCAAAACGATTTATTGAAAACTATTTTACAAAATATCCAGAAATTGAAAGTTATATGAAAACAAATATTCAAAAATGTAAAGAATTAGGTTATGTTGAAACTATGTTTTTACGTCGTCGTTATATACCAGAAATTAATGAAAAGAATTTTATGCGTCAAGAATTAGGAAAACGTCTTGCTATGAATTCTCCGATACAAGGAACGGGTGCTGATATTATGAAACTAGCAATGATTAAAGTAGATCAATTGTTTAAAGAAAATAATCTTCAATCTAAAATGATTTTACAAGTACACGATGAATTAATCTTTGATGTTAAAAGTGAGGAAGTAGAAAAAGTAATGGAATTAGTGCAATTAGGAATGGAACAAGCAGCTTCTTTAAATGTGGATTTAAAAGTAGAAGGAAATTATGCTAAGTCATGGTATGATTTAAAATAA
- the mutM gene encoding DNA-formamidopyrimidine glycosylase — MPELPEVETVKRTLKNFVLNCKITNIIVRYPNIIDGQTEEFIHSLVGKTIQDIDRVGKYLIFLLEDTAFLSHLRMEGKYNLKQKGYVYSKHDHIIFELDNGQVLCYHDTRKFGRMQLVDRNDYHYQLPLSKLGPEPMDAQLQEVYPLIHKSSLPIKTLLLDQTIMAGIGNIYANEICFHMAMNPKTAGKALSKKRVQQLIDISSEVLLKAIDQGGTTIHSFDSNGINGLFQVSLMVHTKKVCPICQGEITKEMVHQRGTYYCKKCQKRRG, encoded by the coding sequence ATGCCAGAACTACCAGAGGTTGAAACAGTTAAAAGAACATTAAAGAATTTTGTATTAAATTGTAAGATAACAAATATTATTGTAAGATATCCTAATATTATTGATGGACAAACAGAAGAATTTATACATAGTTTAGTAGGTAAAACAATCCAAGATATTGATCGAGTTGGAAAGTATTTAATTTTCTTATTAGAAGATACTGCTTTTCTATCTCATCTGCGAATGGAAGGGAAATATAATCTAAAACAAAAGGGTTATGTTTATTCAAAACATGATCATATTATTTTTGAATTAGATAATGGGCAGGTTTTATGTTATCATGATACAAGAAAGTTTGGTCGTATGCAGTTGGTGGATAGAAATGATTATCATTATCAATTACCATTAAGTAAACTTGGACCTGAACCAATGGATGCCCAACTTCAAGAAGTTTATCCATTGATTCATAAGAGTTCACTACCAATAAAAACACTTTTATTGGATCAAACAATTATGGCTGGTATTGGAAATATTTATGCTAATGAAATATGTTTTCATATGGCAATGAATCCTAAAACAGCGGGTAAAGCTTTATCAAAGAAAAGAGTACAACAATTAATAGATATAAGTAGTGAGGTTTTATTAAAAGCAATTGATCAAGGAGGAACAACAATTCATTCATTTGATTCTAATGGTATCAATGGGCTTTTTCAAGTATCTTTAATGGTTCATACAAAAAAAGTTTGTCCTATTTGCCAAGGAGAAATAACAAAAGAAATGGTGCATCAAAGAGGTACTTATTATTGTAAAAAATGTCAAAAAAGGAGAGGTTAA
- a CDS encoding Gfo/Idh/MocA family protein — protein sequence MIRWGVIGAGNIAHRFCEALKSQKDSELYAVSCRSEQKAFAFQEEFPCKKAYGTFQAIIDDEKIDAVYVALPHMYHYEWVIKALVAKKAVICEKPAMMSSEQMKKVKEVAIENNTFFMEAMKSRVVPLYRELVKRVDEIGEIQKVITSFCNISEYQENAYHYQPVQGGCLLDLGIYNTAFLVDFLQGDYTMEVNDVTFYENGIELYIYATMTYSNGTVGILETAFDRKKENFVVLEGTKGKIVIPLLHRPEMMEIHKDGNIEIVEKKYEIDDFYSQIDHSCTCIASGKIESEINTFDRSIRAIEIIENINALIR from the coding sequence ATGATACGTTGGGGAGTAATAGGAGCAGGGAATATAGCACATCGTTTTTGTGAGGCACTAAAAAGTCAAAAGGATAGTGAATTATATGCTGTGTCGTGTCGTAGTGAACAAAAAGCATTCGCTTTTCAAGAGGAGTTTCCTTGTAAGAAAGCTTATGGTACTTTTCAAGCTATTATCGATGATGAGAAGATAGATGCTGTTTATGTTGCTTTACCTCATATGTATCATTATGAGTGGGTTATTAAAGCCTTAGTAGCAAAAAAAGCGGTTATATGTGAAAAACCAGCAATGATGAGTAGTGAACAAATGAAAAAAGTAAAAGAAGTAGCAATTGAAAACAATACATTTTTTATGGAAGCAATGAAATCACGTGTTGTTCCACTATATCGTGAGTTAGTAAAGCGTGTAGATGAAATAGGAGAGATTCAAAAAGTGATTACTTCTTTTTGTAATATTTCAGAATATCAAGAAAATGCTTATCATTATCAACCAGTTCAAGGAGGTTGTTTATTGGATTTAGGTATTTATAATACAGCATTTTTAGTTGATTTTTTACAAGGGGATTATACAATGGAAGTGAATGATGTAACTTTCTATGAAAATGGAATAGAGTTGTATATTTATGCAACGATGACATATTCTAATGGAACAGTGGGGATATTAGAAACTGCATTTGATCGTAAAAAAGAGAACTTTGTTGTTTTAGAAGGAACAAAAGGGAAGATTGTAATACCTTTATTGCATCGTCCTGAAATGATGGAAATACATAAAGATGGAAATATTGAAATAGTTGAAAAGAAATATGAAATAGATGATTTCTATAGTCAAATTGATCATTCTTGTACTTGTATTGCAAGTGGTAAAATAGAAAGTGAGATTAATACTTTTGATCGTTCTATCCGTGCTATTGAAATAATAGAAAACATTAATGCATTGATTCGATGA
- the coaE gene encoding dephospho-CoA kinase (Dephospho-CoA kinase (CoaE) performs the final step in coenzyme A biosynthesis.), whose amino-acid sequence MIVYGITGSIACGKSTVTKYLLEKGYIVVDSDKLSHQALFDETCKKQIYELFPEVFINNNIDRKKLGAILFSNKIAKKQIESIIHPYVIEKLNAAKKLDQNILFLDIPLLYEAKLEGLVDKVIVVYVTKDIQIERLIKRDNCTKEQALQRINNQIDIEEKRKKANFVLDNSLLQEDLYKQIDMLIGENIENKNK is encoded by the coding sequence ATGATTGTTTATGGAATAACAGGAAGTATTGCTTGTGGCAAAAGCACGGTAACAAAGTATCTATTAGAAAAAGGATATATAGTTGTTGATAGTGATAAACTAAGTCATCAGGCATTGTTTGATGAAACTTGTAAAAAACAAATTTATGAATTATTTCCAGAAGTTTTTATTAATAACAATATTGATCGTAAAAAATTAGGAGCTATTTTATTTTCTAATAAAATTGCTAAAAAACAAATAGAAAGTATTATTCATCCCTATGTTATTGAAAAATTAAATGCTGCTAAAAAACTAGATCAAAATATTCTATTTTTAGATATTCCATTATTATATGAAGCAAAGTTAGAAGGATTAGTTGATAAAGTAATTGTTGTATATGTAACCAAAGATATCCAAATAGAACGTTTAATCAAACGTGATAATTGTACGAAAGAACAGGCATTACAAAGAATTAATAACCAAATTGATATAGAAGAAAAAAGAAAGAAGGCAAATTTTGTACTCGATAATAGTTTATTACAAGAAGATTTATATAAACAAATCGATATGCTGATAGGAGAAAACATTGAAAACAAGAACAAATAG
- a CDS encoding DnaD domain protein: protein MKTRTNSDTYTTSYSYPMDEPRRKCLMLLYQPIIGSSAVNLYMTLLEDSSLNEVVSLHSRLIKLSQLTMEQLQEAMKKLQAVGLLKVFHKDNHYLYELLLPMTPNQLYHHQVLNTLLFKVLGKEEYLKTKNHFLVKLIDKNVYQEEKISFNDVFDIQLLNNQNVIQVKEPIFDITKSKLQATYSRDIFFEGMEVYQITSNQLTEGQIELIDQLGMLYQIPMIDMQAFVKENFIQGVFHEQAFHKTCQDYYQTKVPETLKEVYHHQSVVHTSTGGSGEEQKHIYYLETTSPYELLKAKQGGKEPVKRELQLIESLLIGLGLEQGVINVLIEFTLSQCDGALAQKFMEYHGAKWQRKNIKTVQEAMMEAKKELLSITKEPSWKTQKEENIQENIDTDSLEELLSKYN, encoded by the coding sequence TTGAAAACAAGAACAAATAGTGACACATACACAACTAGTTATTCTTATCCTATGGATGAGCCAAGACGTAAATGTTTAATGCTTCTATATCAACCAATTATAGGTTCTAGCGCAGTAAATCTATATATGACATTATTAGAAGATAGTAGCCTAAATGAAGTAGTTTCCTTACATTCTCGTCTTATTAAGCTATCTCAATTAACAATGGAACAATTACAAGAAGCAATGAAGAAACTACAGGCTGTGGGATTATTAAAAGTATTTCATAAAGATAATCATTATCTTTATGAATTATTATTACCGATGACACCCAACCAACTGTATCATCATCAAGTATTAAATACTTTGTTATTTAAGGTATTAGGAAAAGAAGAATATCTAAAAACAAAGAATCATTTTTTAGTAAAACTAATTGATAAAAATGTTTATCAAGAAGAAAAAATTTCATTTAATGATGTTTTTGATATTCAATTATTAAATAATCAGAATGTTATACAAGTAAAAGAACCAATATTTGATATTACAAAAAGTAAATTACAAGCAACTTATTCAAGAGATATTTTCTTTGAGGGAATGGAAGTATATCAAATAACTAGTAATCAATTAACAGAAGGACAAATAGAATTAATTGATCAATTAGGTATGTTATATCAAATTCCAATGATTGATATGCAAGCCTTTGTAAAAGAGAACTTTATTCAAGGAGTATTCCATGAACAAGCTTTCCATAAAACTTGTCAAGATTATTATCAAACAAAAGTACCAGAAACACTAAAAGAAGTATATCATCACCAATCAGTAGTACATACTTCCACTGGTGGAAGTGGTGAGGAACAAAAACATATCTATTATTTAGAAACAACTTCACCATATGAATTACTAAAAGCAAAACAGGGTGGTAAAGAACCAGTAAAAAGAGAATTACAATTAATTGAGTCATTACTAATAGGCTTAGGGTTAGAACAAGGTGTTATTAATGTTTTGATAGAATTTACACTTTCACAATGTGATGGAGCATTGGCACAAAAATTCATGGAATACCATGGAGCTAAATGGCAGAGAAAGAATATTAAAACAGTACAAGAAGCAATGATGGAAGCAAAAAAAGAACTTCTTTCTATTACAAAAGAGCCTTCATGGAAAACACAAAAAGAAGAGAATATACAAGAAAACATTGATACTGATTCTTTAGAAGAATTGTTATCGAAATATAACTAG
- a CDS encoding primosomal protein DnaI — MQKIVIQQDAGAQAVKEKSIDELLGLKCIQLKMNEFHLNRTDLENNWIDFLQYATSNQECENCVGLSSCPKVTKGMKQDIQGSKEYLHFPLTPCQYGFEKFENQDILNRIALKNVGDKILLTRSKDLTMLNQKEGNSRTVLTQLGEYLKNPIEKGIYLYGLPGLGKSTLMGWLIRALVMEGRQCGYIHFPTFLMDIKAGFGDNKNDNQHIELMKNIDYLVIDDIGGENPTAWSRDEVLSAVLSYRSQNQKVTFFTSIYSIDNLKPIYSIKNGDGSKVERLIDRMKAVSKVIHLQGQDLR, encoded by the coding sequence ATGCAAAAAATAGTTATACAACAAGATGCCGGTGCACAAGCTGTTAAAGAGAAAAGTATTGATGAATTACTAGGATTAAAATGCATCCAATTAAAAATGAATGAATTTCATTTAAATAGAACTGATTTAGAAAATAACTGGATAGATTTTTTGCAATATGCTACTAGTAATCAAGAATGTGAAAATTGTGTAGGTTTATCAAGTTGTCCTAAAGTGACAAAAGGGATGAAGCAAGATATTCAAGGTAGTAAAGAGTATTTACATTTCCCACTAACACCATGTCAGTATGGATTTGAGAAGTTTGAAAATCAAGATATTTTAAATCGAATTGCTTTAAAAAATGTTGGTGATAAAATACTTTTAACACGTAGCAAAGATTTAACAATGTTAAATCAAAAAGAAGGAAATTCAAGAACTGTTTTGACTCAATTAGGAGAATATTTAAAGAATCCTATTGAAAAAGGAATTTATTTATATGGTCTTCCAGGGCTTGGTAAATCTACATTAATGGGATGGTTAATTCGTGCTTTGGTAATGGAAGGAAGACAGTGCGGATATATTCATTTTCCAACTTTTTTAATGGATATAAAAGCTGGTTTTGGGGATAATAAAAATGATAATCAACATATTGAATTAATGAAAAATATTGATTATTTAGTTATTGATGATATTGGTGGAGAAAATCCAACAGCTTGGTCAAGAGATGAAGTTTTGTCAGCCGTTTTGTCATATCGTTCACAAAATCAAAAAGTGACCTTTTTTACAAGTATTTATTCAATTGATAATTTAAAACCTATTTATAGTATTAAAAATGGTGATGGTTCTAAAGTAGAAAGACTAATTGATAGAATGAAAGCGGTTAGCAAAGTAATTCATTTACAAGGACAAGATTTAAGATAA